A DNA window from Siniperca chuatsi isolate FFG_IHB_CAS linkage group LG6, ASM2008510v1, whole genome shotgun sequence contains the following coding sequences:
- the arrdc2 gene encoding arrestin domain-containing protein 2 isoform X3 — MLKRSVLTLSLDNGEVTVLPAGRHEFPFSFQLPEETLVTSFEGKHGSIRYWVKVKLHRPWATVKKIKKEFTVIEPIDINTPALLAPQAGTKDKMARAWYHNFGQVSVTAKIDRKGYTPGEVIPVFAEFDNSTSRSVVPKAYITQTQTFIARGTIKQKRSVVGTLCGDIVGARCRETWHGRAIKIPPVGPSILQCRIIKVEYMLKVCVDVPGTSKLCLELPLVIGTIPLHPFGSRTSSVSSQYSVNLEWMRMAIPEQPEPPPDYSSVVTEEEAEQRNNAVVLQPAEDLSGILERPLMAFVQEFRFRPPPVYSEIDPNPQPLNMRPRCMTC; from the exons ATGCTTAAAAGATCTGTTCTTACTCTCTCACTAG ATAATGGTGAAGTGACTGTCCTTCCTGCCGGCAGACATGAATTTCCATTCAGCTTCCAGCTGCCTGAGGAGACACTGGTCACCTCCTTCGAGGGGAAACACGGCAGCATCCGTTACTGGGTCAAAGTTAAGCTACACAGGCCATGGGCCACTGTCAAGAAGATCAAGAAGGAGTTTACAGTCATCGAACCCATCGACATCAACACACCGGCCTTACTG GCGCCACAGGCTGGAACGAAGGACAAGATGGCACGGGCATGGTACCACAACTTTGGACAGGTGTCTGTAACTGCAAAGATCGACCGCAAAGGCTATACACCAG GTGAGGTGATACCTGTCTTTGCAGAGTTCGACAACTCTACCTCCAGATCAGTTGTGCCCAAAGCCTACATCACTCAGACTCAGACGTTCATCGCCCGTGGCACCATAAAGCAGAAGCGCTCAGTTGTGGGCACACTGTGCGGTGATATTGTGGGCGCCAGATGCAGGGAGACGTGGCACGGTCGCGCCATCAAGATCCCGCCTGTGGGTCCCTCCATCCTGCAGTGCCGCATCATCAAAGTGGAGTACATGCTCAAG GTTTGTGTTGATGTTCCTGGGACATCCAAGCTGTGTCTGGAGCTGCCGCTCGTCATAGGCACCATCCCCCTCCATCCCTTCGGAAGCCGCACCTCCAGCGTCAGTAGCCAGTACAGCGTCAACCTGGAGTGGATGCGCATGGCCATCCCCGAGCAGCCTGAGC CTCCTCCAGATTACAGCTCTGTggtgacagaggaggaggccGAGCAGCGCAACAATGCGGTGGTCCTGCAACCTGCCGAAGACCTGAGTGGGATCCTGGAGCGCCCCCTCATGGCTTTTGTCCAAGAGTTTCGCTTCAGACCGCCCCCTGTGTACAGCGAG